The following are encoded in a window of Phragmites australis chromosome 22, lpPhrAust1.1, whole genome shotgun sequence genomic DNA:
- the LOC133904460 gene encoding nuclear pore complex protein NUP98A-like isoform X2, producing the protein MFGSTNPFGQSSTSPFGQTQQGFGQATTAANNPFAPKPFGSPTTPFGAQTGSSPFGTTSTGAFGQQQSTPTFGTPSSSLFGSSTPAFSASPTPAFGAASSTFGSGSLFGQKPSFGGFGSSPSQSSPFGTTFQQTQPTFGSSTFGATTTPAFGATTTPAFGATTTPAFGATTTPAFGTTTTPAFGTTTTPAFGSTSTSLFGASSTPTFGSTAFGSSTPGFGNSGTTAFGVSSTQGFGAPSMPSFGTSTSAFSFGSSASFGQTAASSGSSPFGTTPSPFGTQTSPFGSQTAAPTFGQAQFGNQAGGTRIKPYTQTPDVDSATSGAQPAAKLDSISAMPEYKDKSHEELRWEDYQRGDKGGPNPSGTVAATPIFPSSTQPNPLTGAFGQTTLNQFPSAATNNPFATKPTFASTGFAFNNPSAASASPFTSSTSTTLFGQTANTSPFSTGLSLANTQSVGLFQSSPAFAQHPSSTLAFSSGSQFSTPNSGGLFGSGSSIFSTLSFQPSAPAQTSSMFFQSPTQPAPTGGFPGFSNTANQALIGQPTPSQSNMVMQPAPVSHPFGTLPAMPQMSIGNAGSSPSVQYGISSLPVAEKPLPSRTLSMVVPRHLSQRRIKLLPRKYNPISDGKVPFFADDEESPATPKADAFFIPRENPRSLIIRPIDQWPSRSGIDRQLIPKDSADLEKYKGASAEIERDKTAMSPSMPSPVENGNHFEPKQHWNGTSVERLIPKLPHADYFTEPSLEELAAKERAEPGYCCRVRDFVVGRHGYGSIKFLGETDVRGLDLESIVEFNNREVIVYKDDSKKPPVGEELNKAAQVTLLRIKCMNKKTGEQYREGPRVDKYKEMLVKKAEEQGAEFVSFDAAKGEWKFRVKHFSAYGFW; encoded by the exons atgtTCGGCTCCACCAACC CATTCGGGCAGTCATCCACTAGCCCATTTGGCCAAACCCAGCAGGGATTCGGCCAGGCTACCACTGCCGCCAACAATCCCTTCGCACCAAAACCATTTGGCAGCCCAACCACCCCTTTTGGGGCACAGACTGGAAGCTCGCCTTTTGGCACTACATCCACTGGCGCCTTTGGGCAGCAGCAATCCACTCCCACATTTGGCACCCCGTCCTCCTCTTTGTTTGGGAGCTCCACGCCAGCTTTCAGTGCATCGCCCACCCCTGCCTTTGGTGCCGCATCCTCCACCTTTGGCTCAG GATCTTTATTTGGACAAAAGCCAAGTTTTGGGGGTTTTGGATCATCTCCTAGCCAGTCAAGTCCTTTTGGTACCACGTTCCAGCAAACACAGCCAACATTTGGCAGCAGTACTTTTGGTGCGACAACTACGCCAGCCTTCGGTGCGACAACTACACCGGCCTTCGGTGCAACAACTACGCCGGCCTTCGGTGCAACAACTACGCCGGCCTTTGGCACCACAACTACACCGGCCTTCGGCACCACAACTACCCCAGCATTTGGTTCAACGTCGACATCTTTATTTGGTGCTTCCAGCACCCCGACGTTTGGTTCTACAGCCTTTGGTTCATCCACTCCTGGGTTTGGAAATTCAGGAACCACAGCATTTGGTGTGAGTAGTACTCAAGGTTTTGGAGCTCCGAGCATGCCTTCATTTGGCACATCAACTAGTGCATTCAGTTTTGGTTCTTCGGCATCTTTTGGACAAACAGCAGCTTCGTCTGGTAGCTCTCCCTTTGGCACAACTCCATCACCTTTCGGCACACAGACTTCTCCATTTG GCTCACAGACAGCAGCGCCAACATTTGGGCAAGCACAATTTGGTAACCAAGCTGGAGGAACCAGGATAAAACCTTACACTCAAACACCAGATGTTGACAGTGCTACAAGTGGTGCTCAGCCTGCTGCAAAACTTGATTCCATATCAGCGATGCCTGAATACAAAGACAAGAGTCACGAAGAATTGAGGTGGGAAGATTACCAGCGTGGAGACAAAG GTGGACCAAACCCTTCTGGAACTGTAGCAGCGACACCTATCTTTCCATCATCTACACAACCGAATCCTCTTACTGGTGCATTTGGCCAAACTACTTTAAACCAATTTCCATCGGCAGCAACAAACAATCCATTTGCTACTAAGCCAACTTTTGCTTCAACTGGTTTCGCGTTTAATAATCCATCAGCTGCAAGTGCGAGCCCATTCACATCGTCCACTAGTACCACACTATTTGGACAAACAG CGAATACAAGTCCATTCAGCACTGGCTTGTCGTTGGCTAACACTCAATCAGTTGGCCTATTTCAATCTTCCCCAGCGTTTGCGCAACATCCATCAAGTACACTGGCTTTCTCCTCTGGAAGCCAATTCAGCACACCTAACTCTGGTGGTCTGTTTGGCAGCGGGTCTTCAATTTTTTCAACA CTATCATTTCAACCATCTGCCCCTGCTCAAACTTCAAGCATGTTCTTCCAATCTCCGACTCAGCCAG CTCCTACAGGTGGATTCCCTGGTTTTTCCAACACTGCAAATCAGGCCCTGATTGGACAGCC AACTCCTAGCCAATCCAATATGGTCATGCAGCCTGCTCCTGTTTCGCATCCATTCGGGACACTTCCTGCAATGCCTCAGATGTCCATTGGAAATGCTGGATCTTCTCCTTCGGTTCAATATGGAATATCAAGTTTGCCG GTTGCTGAGAAGCCTCTTCCGAGCAGAACATTATCCATGGTGGTTCCGAGGCATTTGTCACAGAGAAGGATAAAATTGCTCCCAAGAAAATATAATCCAATATCTGATGGCAAG GTTCCATTCTTTGCTGATGATGAAGAATCTCCTGCAACACCAAAAGCGGATGCTTTTTTCATCCCTAGAGAGAACCCGAGGAGCCTGATAATCCGTCCAATCGATCAGTGGCCTTCACGGAGTGGAATTGACAGGCAATTGATTCCAAAGGATTCAGCTGATTTGGAAAAATATAAAG GTGCTTCTGCAGAAATTGAGCGTGATAAGACTGCCATGTCACCAAGCATGCCTTCTCCAGTGGAAAATGGCAATCACTTTGAGCCCAAGCAGCACTGGAATGGCACTTCAGTTGAGAGGCTGATACCTAAGCTCCCACATGCAGATTACTTCACGGAGCCTAGCCTAGAGGAGCTTGCCGCCAAGGAACGTGCTGAGCCAGGCTACTGCTGTCGGGTGAGGGACTTTGTTGTTGGGCGTCATGGTTACGGCAGCATCAAGTTCCTGGGGGAGACAGATGTGAGAGGCCTGGAtctggagtcaattgtggagtTCAATAACCGCGAGGTGATTGTGTACAAGGACGATAGCAAGAAGCCCCCGGTGGGTGAGGAGCTGAACAAAGCTGCACAGGTGACTCTTCTGAGGATCAAGTGCATGAACAAGAAGACTGGTGAGCAGTACCGTGAGGGTCCAAGGGTGGACAAATACAAGGAGATGCTGGTGAAGAAAGCTGAGGAGCAGGGCGCTGAGTTTGTGTCTTTCGACGCCGCCAAGGGAGAGTGGAAGTTCAGGGTGAAGCACTTCAGCGCCTACGGATTTTGGTGA
- the LOC133904460 gene encoding nuclear pore complex protein NUP98A-like isoform X1: protein MFGSTNPFGQSSTSPFGQTQQGFGQATTAANNPFAPKPFGSPTTPFGAQTGSSPFGTTSTGAFGQQQSTPTFGTPSSSLFGSSTPAFSASPTPAFGAASSTFGSGSLFGQKPSFGGFGSSPSQSSPFGTTFQQTQPTFGSSTFGATTTPAFGATTTPAFGATTTPAFGATTTPAFGTTTTPAFGTTTTPAFGSTSTSLFGASSTPTFGSTAFGSSTPGFGNSGTTAFGVSSTQGFGAPSMPSFGTSTSAFSFGSSASFGQTAASSGSSPFGTTPSPFGTQTSPFGSQTAAPTFGQAQFGNQAGGTRIKPYTQTPDVDSATSGAQPAAKLDSISAMPEYKDKSHEELRWEDYQRGDKGGPNPSGTVAATPIFPSSTQPNPLTGAFGQTTLNQFPSAATNNPFATKPTFASTGFAFNNPSAASASPFTSSTSTTLFGQTGGSAFPASSSPSLFPNTNPALASSSLFGTSSANTSPFSTGLSLANTQSVGLFQSSPAFAQHPSSTLAFSSGSQFSTPNSGGLFGSGSSIFSTLSFQPSAPAQTSSMFFQSPTQPAPTGGFPGFSNTANQALIGQPTPSQSNMVMQPAPVSHPFGTLPAMPQMSIGNAGSSPSVQYGISSLPVAEKPLPSRTLSMVVPRHLSQRRIKLLPRKYNPISDGKVPFFADDEESPATPKADAFFIPRENPRSLIIRPIDQWPSRSGIDRQLIPKDSADLEKYKGASAEIERDKTAMSPSMPSPVENGNHFEPKQHWNGTSVERLIPKLPHADYFTEPSLEELAAKERAEPGYCCRVRDFVVGRHGYGSIKFLGETDVRGLDLESIVEFNNREVIVYKDDSKKPPVGEELNKAAQVTLLRIKCMNKKTGEQYREGPRVDKYKEMLVKKAEEQGAEFVSFDAAKGEWKFRVKHFSAYGFW from the exons atgtTCGGCTCCACCAACC CATTCGGGCAGTCATCCACTAGCCCATTTGGCCAAACCCAGCAGGGATTCGGCCAGGCTACCACTGCCGCCAACAATCCCTTCGCACCAAAACCATTTGGCAGCCCAACCACCCCTTTTGGGGCACAGACTGGAAGCTCGCCTTTTGGCACTACATCCACTGGCGCCTTTGGGCAGCAGCAATCCACTCCCACATTTGGCACCCCGTCCTCCTCTTTGTTTGGGAGCTCCACGCCAGCTTTCAGTGCATCGCCCACCCCTGCCTTTGGTGCCGCATCCTCCACCTTTGGCTCAG GATCTTTATTTGGACAAAAGCCAAGTTTTGGGGGTTTTGGATCATCTCCTAGCCAGTCAAGTCCTTTTGGTACCACGTTCCAGCAAACACAGCCAACATTTGGCAGCAGTACTTTTGGTGCGACAACTACGCCAGCCTTCGGTGCGACAACTACACCGGCCTTCGGTGCAACAACTACGCCGGCCTTCGGTGCAACAACTACGCCGGCCTTTGGCACCACAACTACACCGGCCTTCGGCACCACAACTACCCCAGCATTTGGTTCAACGTCGACATCTTTATTTGGTGCTTCCAGCACCCCGACGTTTGGTTCTACAGCCTTTGGTTCATCCACTCCTGGGTTTGGAAATTCAGGAACCACAGCATTTGGTGTGAGTAGTACTCAAGGTTTTGGAGCTCCGAGCATGCCTTCATTTGGCACATCAACTAGTGCATTCAGTTTTGGTTCTTCGGCATCTTTTGGACAAACAGCAGCTTCGTCTGGTAGCTCTCCCTTTGGCACAACTCCATCACCTTTCGGCACACAGACTTCTCCATTTG GCTCACAGACAGCAGCGCCAACATTTGGGCAAGCACAATTTGGTAACCAAGCTGGAGGAACCAGGATAAAACCTTACACTCAAACACCAGATGTTGACAGTGCTACAAGTGGTGCTCAGCCTGCTGCAAAACTTGATTCCATATCAGCGATGCCTGAATACAAAGACAAGAGTCACGAAGAATTGAGGTGGGAAGATTACCAGCGTGGAGACAAAG GTGGACCAAACCCTTCTGGAACTGTAGCAGCGACACCTATCTTTCCATCATCTACACAACCGAATCCTCTTACTGGTGCATTTGGCCAAACTACTTTAAACCAATTTCCATCGGCAGCAACAAACAATCCATTTGCTACTAAGCCAACTTTTGCTTCAACTGGTTTCGCGTTTAATAATCCATCAGCTGCAAGTGCGAGCCCATTCACATCGTCCACTAGTACCACACTATTTGGACAAACAGGTGGTTCTGCATTTCCAGCAAGTAGTTCACCGTCTTTGTTTCCAAATACCAATCCTGCTCTTGCTTCATCTTCGTTATTTGGCACATCATCAGCGAATACAAGTCCATTCAGCACTGGCTTGTCGTTGGCTAACACTCAATCAGTTGGCCTATTTCAATCTTCCCCAGCGTTTGCGCAACATCCATCAAGTACACTGGCTTTCTCCTCTGGAAGCCAATTCAGCACACCTAACTCTGGTGGTCTGTTTGGCAGCGGGTCTTCAATTTTTTCAACA CTATCATTTCAACCATCTGCCCCTGCTCAAACTTCAAGCATGTTCTTCCAATCTCCGACTCAGCCAG CTCCTACAGGTGGATTCCCTGGTTTTTCCAACACTGCAAATCAGGCCCTGATTGGACAGCC AACTCCTAGCCAATCCAATATGGTCATGCAGCCTGCTCCTGTTTCGCATCCATTCGGGACACTTCCTGCAATGCCTCAGATGTCCATTGGAAATGCTGGATCTTCTCCTTCGGTTCAATATGGAATATCAAGTTTGCCG GTTGCTGAGAAGCCTCTTCCGAGCAGAACATTATCCATGGTGGTTCCGAGGCATTTGTCACAGAGAAGGATAAAATTGCTCCCAAGAAAATATAATCCAATATCTGATGGCAAG GTTCCATTCTTTGCTGATGATGAAGAATCTCCTGCAACACCAAAAGCGGATGCTTTTTTCATCCCTAGAGAGAACCCGAGGAGCCTGATAATCCGTCCAATCGATCAGTGGCCTTCACGGAGTGGAATTGACAGGCAATTGATTCCAAAGGATTCAGCTGATTTGGAAAAATATAAAG GTGCTTCTGCAGAAATTGAGCGTGATAAGACTGCCATGTCACCAAGCATGCCTTCTCCAGTGGAAAATGGCAATCACTTTGAGCCCAAGCAGCACTGGAATGGCACTTCAGTTGAGAGGCTGATACCTAAGCTCCCACATGCAGATTACTTCACGGAGCCTAGCCTAGAGGAGCTTGCCGCCAAGGAACGTGCTGAGCCAGGCTACTGCTGTCGGGTGAGGGACTTTGTTGTTGGGCGTCATGGTTACGGCAGCATCAAGTTCCTGGGGGAGACAGATGTGAGAGGCCTGGAtctggagtcaattgtggagtTCAATAACCGCGAGGTGATTGTGTACAAGGACGATAGCAAGAAGCCCCCGGTGGGTGAGGAGCTGAACAAAGCTGCACAGGTGACTCTTCTGAGGATCAAGTGCATGAACAAGAAGACTGGTGAGCAGTACCGTGAGGGTCCAAGGGTGGACAAATACAAGGAGATGCTGGTGAAGAAAGCTGAGGAGCAGGGCGCTGAGTTTGTGTCTTTCGACGCCGCCAAGGGAGAGTGGAAGTTCAGGGTGAAGCACTTCAGCGCCTACGGATTTTGGTGA